Proteins encoded in a region of the Streptomyces sp. NBC_01298 genome:
- a CDS encoding gluconeogenesis factor YvcK family protein, producing MTGRTMRLRRLRRLTTGKGEDGAGRTGLRRGEAASEVAAPKVVALGGGMGLSASLTALRRITGELTAVVTVADDGGSSGRLREELGVLPPGDLRKALAALCGDDDWGQTWARVIQHRFQSQGDLHEHAVGNLLIVALWEQLGDPVQALDLVGKLLGAQGRVLPMSAVPLELQALVKGHDPARPEDVDTVRGQATVALTPGEVLSVQVVPSDPPAVPEAVAAVLDADWVVLGPGSWFSSVIPHLLVPELLDALVETKARRVLSLNLAPQPGETEGFSPQRHLEVLARHAPKLALDVVLADQAAVPDRESLADAAKRFGAAVELAPVARLDGSPKHDPELLAAAYDRIFRMHGRIGPWR from the coding sequence GTGACCGGACGTACCATGCGGCTCCGCCGCCTGCGCCGCCTCACCACCGGCAAGGGGGAGGACGGCGCGGGCCGTACGGGCCTGCGCCGGGGCGAGGCGGCCTCCGAGGTGGCCGCGCCCAAGGTCGTGGCGCTGGGCGGCGGCATGGGCCTCTCGGCCTCGCTGACCGCCCTGCGCCGGATCACGGGTGAGCTGACCGCCGTCGTCACCGTCGCCGACGACGGCGGCTCCAGCGGCCGGCTGCGCGAGGAGCTCGGCGTCCTGCCGCCCGGGGACCTGCGCAAGGCGCTGGCCGCGCTGTGCGGTGACGACGACTGGGGGCAGACCTGGGCGCGGGTCATCCAGCACCGCTTCCAGTCCCAGGGCGACCTGCACGAGCACGCGGTCGGCAATCTGCTGATCGTCGCGCTGTGGGAACAGCTCGGCGACCCCGTCCAGGCCCTGGACCTCGTCGGCAAGCTGCTCGGCGCCCAGGGCCGGGTGCTGCCCATGTCGGCGGTTCCGCTGGAGCTCCAGGCCCTGGTCAAGGGCCACGATCCGGCCCGCCCCGAGGACGTGGACACCGTACGGGGGCAGGCCACCGTGGCGCTGACCCCCGGCGAGGTGCTCTCCGTACAGGTGGTGCCGAGCGACCCGCCGGCGGTGCCCGAAGCGGTCGCGGCGGTGCTCGACGCGGACTGGGTCGTGCTCGGTCCGGGGTCCTGGTTCTCCTCGGTGATCCCGCACCTGCTGGTGCCCGAACTGCTCGACGCGCTGGTCGAGACGAAGGCCCGCAGGGTGCTCTCGCTGAACCTCGCACCACAACCCGGCGAAACAGAGGGCTTCTCTCCGCAGCGTCATTTGGAGGTTTTGGCCCGACACGCCCCTAAACTCGCCCTGGACGTGGTGCTGGCCGATCAGGCCGCCGTGCCCGATCGCGAGTCCCTCGCCGATGCCGCAAAACGGTTCGGTGCCGCGGTCGAGCTGGCGCCGGTTGCCCGGCTGGACGGCTCTCCGAAGCATGATCCGGAGCTGCTGGCCGCCGCGTACGACCGTATTTTTCGGATGCATGGAAGGATCGGCCCATGGCGATGA
- the secG gene encoding preprotein translocase subunit SecG: MGFEIALVVFSALLMLLVLMHKGKGGGLSDMFGGGMQSSVGGSSVAERNLDRITVVIGLLWFACIVALGLLMKTSS; the protein is encoded by the coding sequence ATGGGGTTCGAGATCGCCTTGGTCGTCTTCAGCGCCCTGCTGATGCTGCTCGTGCTGATGCACAAGGGCAAGGGCGGCGGTCTTTCCGACATGTTCGGCGGCGGTATGCAGTCGTCGGTCGGCGGCTCCTCGGTCGCGGAGCGCAACCTCGACCGCATCACCGTGGTGATCGGTCTGCTCTGGTTCGCGTGCATCGTCGCGCTCGGTCTGCTCATGAAGACGAGCAGCTGA
- the gap gene encoding type I glyceraldehyde-3-phosphate dehydrogenase: MTIRVGINGFGRIGRNYFRALLEQGADIEIVGVNDLTDNATLVHLLKYDTILGRLKAEVSHTDDTITVGGNTFKTFAERDPANLPWGELGADIVIESTGIFTKKADAAKHIAAGAKKVLISAPAKDEDITIVMGVNQEKYDAANHHVISNASCTTNCVAPMAKVLLENFGIVKGMMTTVHAYTNDQRILDFPHSDLRRARAAAENIIPTTTGAAKATALVIPELAGKLDGIAMRVPVPTGSVTDLVIELEREVTKDEVNSAFQKASQGQLKGILDYTEDAIVSSDIVNWPYSCTFDSSLTMVQGKSVKVIGWYDNEWGYSNRLVDLTVFVGGQL; this comes from the coding sequence GTGACGATCCGCGTAGGCATCAATGGTTTTGGCCGAATTGGCCGCAACTACTTCCGGGCGCTCCTGGAGCAGGGAGCGGACATCGAGATCGTCGGTGTCAACGACCTGACTGACAACGCAACCCTGGTTCACCTCCTCAAGTACGACACGATCCTGGGCCGCCTCAAGGCCGAGGTCAGCCACACCGACGACACCATCACCGTCGGCGGCAACACCTTCAAGACCTTCGCCGAGCGCGACCCCGCGAACCTCCCCTGGGGCGAGCTGGGCGCCGACATCGTCATCGAGTCGACCGGCATCTTCACCAAGAAGGCCGACGCCGCCAAGCACATCGCGGCCGGCGCGAAGAAGGTCCTCATCTCGGCTCCGGCCAAGGACGAGGACATCACGATCGTGATGGGCGTCAACCAGGAGAAGTACGACGCGGCCAACCACCACGTCATCTCCAACGCCTCCTGCACCACCAACTGCGTGGCGCCGATGGCCAAGGTCCTCCTGGAGAACTTCGGCATCGTCAAGGGCATGATGACGACGGTCCACGCGTACACGAACGACCAGCGCATCCTGGACTTCCCGCACTCGGACCTGCGCCGGGCGCGCGCGGCCGCCGAGAACATCATCCCGACCACCACCGGTGCCGCCAAGGCCACCGCGCTGGTCATCCCGGAGCTGGCGGGCAAGCTCGACGGCATCGCGATGCGCGTCCCGGTCCCCACCGGTTCCGTGACCGACCTGGTCATCGAGCTGGAGCGCGAAGTCACCAAGGACGAGGTCAACTCGGCCTTCCAGAAGGCCTCTCAGGGCCAGCTGAAGGGCATCCTGGACTACACCGAGGACGCGATCGTCTCTTCCGACATCGTGAACTGGCCGTACTCCTGCACCTTCGACTCCTCCCTGACCATGGTCCAGGGCAAGAGCGTCAAGGTCATCGGCTGGTACGACAACGAGTGGGGCTACTCCAACCGCCTCGTCGACCTGACCGTGTTCGTCGGCGGTCAGCTCTAA
- the pgi gene encoding glucose-6-phosphate isomerase yields the protein MNADSRTRLNRTPEWAALGKHRDELGQTHLRELFEADPGRGTGYTLRVGDLHIDYSKHLVNDETLGLLRELAAATGVAELREAMFRGEKINTTEDRAVLHTALRAPADAVVEVDGENVVPAVHAVLDKMAAFADRVRSGEWTGFTGKPIKNVVNVGIGGSDLGPAMAYEALRAFSDRGLTVRFVSNVDGADLHEALRDLDPAETLFVIASKTFTTIETITNATSAREWLLAGVGGDEAAVARHFVALSTNEEKVSAFGIDTANMFEFWDWVGGRYSFDSAIGLSLMIAIGPDAFRELLGGFHAMDEHFRTAPAEENAPLLLGLLGIWYGAFFDAQSHAVLPYSHYLSRFTAYLQQLDMESNGKSVDREGNPVDWQTGPVVWGTPGTNGQHAYYQLIHQGTKVIPADFIGFARPVGELPPALAAQHDLLMANFFAQTQALAFGKTADEVRAEGVAEPLVPHKTFAGNHPTTTILAAELTPAVLGQLIALYEHKVFVQGAVWNIDSFDQWGVELGKVLAKRVEPALTDGTEVPGLDASTRALVATYRSLRGR from the coding sequence ATGAACGCAGACAGCCGGACGAGGCTTAACCGGACACCCGAGTGGGCCGCACTCGGCAAGCACCGGGACGAGCTGGGGCAGACGCATCTGCGGGAGCTGTTCGAGGCGGATCCGGGCCGGGGCACCGGCTACACCCTGCGGGTCGGGGACCTGCACATCGACTACTCGAAGCACCTCGTGAACGACGAGACGCTGGGACTGCTGCGCGAACTGGCCGCGGCGACCGGCGTGGCCGAGCTGCGCGAGGCCATGTTCCGCGGCGAGAAGATCAACACGACCGAGGACCGGGCGGTCCTGCACACCGCGCTGCGCGCACCGGCCGACGCGGTCGTCGAGGTGGACGGGGAGAACGTCGTCCCCGCGGTCCACGCGGTCCTCGACAAGATGGCGGCCTTCGCCGACCGGGTCCGGTCGGGGGAGTGGACCGGCTTCACCGGCAAGCCCATCAAGAACGTCGTCAACGTCGGCATCGGCGGCTCCGACCTCGGTCCGGCGATGGCGTACGAGGCGCTGCGCGCCTTCTCCGACCGGGGCCTGACGGTCCGTTTCGTGTCCAACGTGGACGGCGCCGACCTGCACGAGGCCCTACGCGACCTCGATCCGGCCGAGACGCTGTTCGTCATCGCGTCGAAGACCTTCACGACGATCGAGACCATCACCAACGCCACCTCGGCGCGGGAGTGGCTGCTCGCGGGCGTCGGCGGCGACGAGGCGGCCGTGGCACGGCACTTCGTGGCGCTCTCCACCAACGAGGAGAAGGTCTCCGCGTTCGGCATCGACACGGCCAACATGTTCGAGTTCTGGGACTGGGTCGGCGGACGCTACTCCTTCGACTCGGCCATCGGGCTCTCCCTGATGATCGCGATCGGCCCGGACGCCTTCCGGGAACTGCTCGGCGGATTCCACGCCATGGACGAGCACTTCCGCACGGCGCCCGCCGAGGAGAACGCCCCGCTGCTGCTGGGCCTGCTGGGGATCTGGTACGGCGCCTTCTTCGACGCCCAGTCGCACGCGGTGCTCCCGTACAGCCACTACCTCTCCCGGTTCACCGCGTACTTGCAGCAGCTGGACATGGAGTCCAACGGCAAGTCGGTGGACCGCGAGGGCAACCCGGTGGACTGGCAGACCGGGCCGGTGGTGTGGGGCACGCCCGGCACCAACGGCCAGCACGCCTACTACCAGTTGATCCACCAGGGCACCAAGGTGATCCCGGCGGACTTCATCGGCTTCGCGCGGCCGGTCGGCGAACTGCCGCCCGCGCTGGCGGCCCAGCACGACCTGCTGATGGCGAACTTCTTCGCCCAGACGCAGGCGCTGGCCTTCGGCAAGACGGCGGACGAGGTCCGGGCGGAGGGCGTCGCCGAACCGCTGGTCCCGCACAAGACCTTCGCGGGCAACCACCCGACGACGACGATCCTGGCGGCCGAGCTCACTCCGGCGGTCCTGGGCCAGCTGATCGCGCTCTACGAGCACAAGGTGTTCGTCCAGGGCGCGGTGTGGAACATCGACTCCTTCGACCAGTGGGGCGTGGAGCTCGGGAAGGTACTGGCCAAGCGGGTCGAGCCGGCGCTGACCGACGGCACGGAGGTACCGGGCCTGGACGCGTCCACGCGGGCCCTGGTGGCCACCTACCGCTCGCTGCGGGGCCGCTGA
- a CDS encoding M14 family metallopeptidase: protein MRHRARSILAASAFVFGTTLAALPAAAQAQPGAADRSAADEVRVYDADITKEQVPLVLAAGQDAHELSERAPQSGTAKVELFLTGGQAKDLEAQGIKLAERKVAAKAAARTLAAGDGVFRPYSGKGGLQEEILRTAQENPGLTKVVSIGKTVQGKDILALKVTKNAKKTRDGAKPSTLFMSNQHAREWITPEMTRRLMHHTLDGYGKDPRITKLVDSTELWFLLSANPDGYDYTFAPDGQRLWRKNLRDNNADGKITAGDGVDLNRNFAYKWGYDNEGSSPNQSSETYRGAKAASEPETVALDTFQKRIGFDYAVNYHSAAELILYGVGWQVATPTPDDIAYKALAGTPENPAVPGYYPQVSSELYTTNGEADSQAANANGIMMFTPEMTTCQTASAIDPADQWKPEDCASGFNFPDDEKLIQAEFAKNIPFALSVAESAEHPDQPKSSLGLTAADFTLDPFTTSYAARGEDQKVAVTARKALKDKELNYRINGGRTHDEDLEAWKGGETYGGDDNNWFDEYRAEVEGARPGDKVEVWFTGRDRGKQVSSGHFTYTVAERPRADVLVIAEEGAPAQHAQEYVDALKANGKSAAVWDVAVQGAPHHLGALSHFRTAVHYTGAKSPGGDTQLAVRDFLNEGGKLIEAGELAGGNAQVGRAVTNDFSQYFLGAYGRAGVTGPTGFTGAGSLTGAKGALGDATGNPLDRPGSYTVTSDTLPAAQFPQFKSAQAGQYAGVVNPYAPYAGASMASATHDDDDWKRLTRTIDLTGVTAADQPKLKTALNWNTEEGYDHAVLESRTAGGDDWTTLPDLGGLTTTTVPEECGAGFFVNDHPFLRRYLTLDAGGCAPQGTSGAWNSFTGSSGGWKQVSFDLSAYAGKTVEVSLAYITDPGSGGRGVFADEARVSIGGTDQAAEGFESSFGVWTAQGAPAGSPDVPGDWSRSGELFKSYASVTTRDTVLLGFGLEHVPAAADRAVLVGKALRSLNH, encoded by the coding sequence ATGAGGCACCGCGCGAGATCGATCCTCGCCGCAAGCGCATTCGTCTTCGGCACCACACTGGCCGCACTACCCGCTGCGGCCCAGGCCCAGCCCGGCGCGGCGGACCGGTCCGCCGCCGACGAGGTACGGGTCTACGACGCCGACATCACCAAGGAGCAGGTCCCGCTGGTCCTGGCGGCCGGCCAGGACGCGCACGAGCTCTCCGAACGCGCCCCGCAGAGCGGGACCGCCAAGGTCGAGCTCTTCCTCACCGGCGGTCAGGCCAAGGACCTGGAAGCCCAGGGGATCAAGCTCGCCGAACGCAAGGTCGCGGCCAAGGCCGCGGCGCGCACGCTGGCGGCCGGCGACGGGGTCTTCCGCCCGTACAGCGGCAAGGGCGGGCTCCAGGAGGAGATCCTGCGCACCGCCCAGGAGAACCCCGGCCTCACCAAGGTCGTCTCCATCGGCAAGACCGTCCAGGGCAAGGACATCCTCGCCCTGAAGGTGACCAAGAACGCCAAGAAGACCAGGGACGGCGCCAAGCCCTCCACGCTCTTCATGTCGAACCAGCACGCCCGTGAGTGGATCACCCCCGAGATGACCCGGCGGCTGATGCACCACACCCTCGACGGCTACGGCAAGGACCCGCGGATCACCAAGCTGGTGGACTCCACCGAGCTGTGGTTCCTGCTGTCCGCCAACCCCGACGGCTACGACTACACCTTCGCCCCCGACGGCCAGCGGCTGTGGCGCAAGAACCTGCGCGACAACAACGCCGACGGCAAGATCACCGCGGGCGACGGCGTGGACCTCAACCGCAACTTCGCCTACAAGTGGGGCTACGACAACGAGGGCTCCTCGCCCAACCAGTCGAGCGAGACCTACCGCGGCGCCAAGGCGGCCTCCGAGCCCGAGACCGTCGCCCTGGATACGTTCCAGAAGCGCATCGGCTTCGACTACGCCGTCAACTACCACTCCGCCGCCGAACTGATCCTCTACGGCGTGGGCTGGCAGGTGGCCACCCCCACCCCCGACGACATCGCCTACAAGGCGCTCGCCGGCACCCCCGAGAACCCGGCCGTCCCCGGCTACTACCCCCAGGTCTCCTCCGAGCTCTACACCACCAACGGCGAAGCGGACAGCCAGGCCGCCAACGCCAACGGCATCATGATGTTCACGCCGGAGATGACCACCTGCCAGACGGCCTCCGCGATCGACCCGGCCGACCAGTGGAAGCCCGAGGACTGCGCCTCCGGCTTCAACTTCCCGGACGACGAGAAGCTCATCCAGGCCGAGTTCGCCAAGAACATCCCCTTCGCGCTCTCCGTGGCCGAGAGCGCCGAGCACCCGGACCAGCCGAAGTCCTCCCTGGGCCTGACCGCCGCGGACTTCACCCTGGACCCCTTCACCACCTCCTACGCGGCCCGCGGCGAGGACCAGAAGGTCGCCGTCACCGCCCGCAAGGCGCTGAAGGACAAGGAACTCAACTACCGGATCAACGGGGGCCGCACCCACGACGAGGACCTCGAAGCCTGGAAAGGCGGCGAGACCTACGGCGGCGACGACAACAACTGGTTCGACGAGTACCGCGCCGAGGTCGAGGGCGCCCGGCCCGGCGACAAGGTCGAGGTCTGGTTCACCGGCCGCGACCGGGGCAAGCAGGTCTCCAGCGGGCACTTCACGTACACGGTGGCCGAGCGGCCCCGCGCCGACGTGCTGGTGATCGCCGAGGAGGGCGCCCCGGCGCAGCACGCGCAGGAGTACGTGGACGCCCTGAAGGCCAACGGCAAGAGCGCGGCGGTCTGGGACGTGGCCGTCCAGGGCGCCCCGCACCACCTCGGAGCCCTCTCCCACTTCCGTACGGCCGTCCACTACACCGGGGCCAAGTCCCCGGGCGGCGACACCCAGCTGGCCGTGCGCGACTTCCTCAACGAGGGCGGCAAGCTGATCGAGGCCGGCGAGCTGGCGGGCGGCAACGCCCAGGTCGGCCGCGCCGTGACCAACGACTTCAGCCAGTACTTCCTCGGCGCCTACGGCCGCGCGGGAGTCACCGGCCCCACCGGCTTCACCGGCGCCGGCTCCCTGACCGGAGCCAAGGGCGCCCTCGGTGACGCCACGGGCAACCCGCTCGACCGCCCGGGCTCCTACACGGTCACCTCCGACACCCTGCCCGCGGCGCAGTTCCCGCAGTTCAAGAGCGCGCAGGCGGGCCAGTACGCCGGAGTCGTGAACCCGTACGCCCCGTACGCGGGCGCCTCGATGGCCTCGGCCACGCACGACGACGACGACTGGAAGCGCCTCACCCGCACCATCGACCTCACCGGTGTCACCGCGGCCGACCAGCCGAAGCTCAAGACGGCGCTCAACTGGAACACCGAGGAGGGCTACGACCACGCGGTCCTGGAGTCCCGTACCGCGGGCGGCGACGACTGGACCACGCTGCCCGATCTGGGCGGCCTGACCACCACCACCGTTCCTGAGGAGTGCGGGGCCGGGTTCTTCGTCAACGACCACCCGTTCCTGCGCCGCTACCTCACCCTCGACGCCGGCGGCTGCGCCCCGCAGGGCACCAGCGGTGCCTGGAACTCCTTCACCGGTTCCTCCGGCGGCTGGAAGCAGGTCTCCTTCGACCTGAGCGCCTACGCGGGCAAGACCGTCGAGGTCTCCCTCGCCTACATCACCGACCCGGGCTCCGGCGGCCGCGGGGTCTTCGCGGACGAGGCCCGCGTCTCGATCGGCGGCACGGACCAGGCGGCCGAGGGATTCGAGTCCTCGTTCGGTGTCTGGACCGCCCAGGGCGCACCTGCCGGAAGCCCCGATGTTCCGGGCGATTGGTCCCGGTCGGGCGAGCTGTTCAAGTCCTACGCCTCCGTCACTACGCGTGACACCGTGCTCCTGGGCTTCGGCCTCGAACACGTGCCGGCCGCGGCCGACCGCGCCGTACTGGTCGGTAAGGCCCTCAGGTCGCTGAACCACTGA
- a CDS encoding phosphoglycerate kinase, giving the protein MKTIDELLAEGVSGKRVFVRADLNVPLSNGEITDDGRIRAVQPTIAKLAEAGARVVVASHLGRPKGAPDPAFSLAPAAARLGELLGTDVAFATDTVGASAKETVAALADGQVAVIENLRFNAGETAKDDAERGAFADQLAELADIYVGDGFGAVHRKHASVFDLPARLPHAAGYLIATEVGVLKKLTDEVKRPYVVILGGAKVSDKLAVIDQLLGKADRILIGGGMAYTFLYAKGYEVGISLLQKDQVDVVKEYMERAAKNGVELVLPVDILASKDFPDLKTKAPADFITVDADKIPADQEGLDIGPKTRELYASKIADAETVFWNGPVGVFEHPDYAGGTSAIAQALVDSSAFTVVGGGDSAAAVRTLGFDENAFGHISTGGGASLEYLEGKTLPGLAALEV; this is encoded by the coding sequence ATGAAGACGATCGACGAACTTCTCGCCGAGGGCGTTTCCGGCAAGCGTGTCTTCGTACGCGCCGACCTCAACGTGCCCCTCTCGAACGGTGAGATCACCGACGACGGCCGCATCCGCGCCGTGCAGCCGACCATCGCGAAGCTCGCCGAGGCCGGCGCCCGCGTGGTCGTGGCCTCGCACCTGGGCCGCCCCAAGGGCGCCCCGGACCCGGCCTTCTCGCTGGCGCCCGCCGCCGCCCGCCTCGGCGAGCTGCTCGGTACGGACGTCGCGTTCGCCACCGACACCGTCGGCGCCTCCGCCAAGGAGACCGTCGCGGCCCTCGCCGACGGCCAGGTCGCCGTCATCGAGAACCTGCGCTTCAACGCCGGTGAGACCGCCAAGGACGACGCCGAGCGCGGCGCCTTCGCGGACCAGCTCGCCGAGCTGGCCGACATCTACGTCGGCGACGGCTTCGGCGCTGTCCACCGCAAGCACGCCTCGGTCTTCGACCTCCCCGCGCGCCTCCCGCACGCGGCCGGCTACCTCATCGCCACCGAGGTCGGCGTCCTGAAGAAGCTGACCGACGAGGTCAAGCGCCCGTACGTGGTCATCCTCGGCGGCGCCAAGGTCTCCGACAAGCTGGCCGTCATCGACCAGCTGCTCGGCAAGGCCGACCGCATCCTCATCGGCGGCGGCATGGCGTACACCTTCCTCTACGCCAAGGGCTACGAGGTCGGCATCTCCCTGCTCCAGAAGGACCAGGTGGACGTCGTCAAGGAGTACATGGAGCGCGCCGCGAAGAACGGTGTCGAACTGGTCCTCCCGGTCGACATCCTCGCCTCCAAGGACTTCCCGGACCTGAAGACCAAGGCCCCGGCCGACTTCATCACCGTCGACGCGGACAAGATCCCCGCCGACCAGGAGGGTCTGGACATCGGTCCCAAGACCCGCGAGCTGTACGCCTCGAAGATCGCCGACGCCGAGACCGTCTTCTGGAACGGTCCCGTGGGCGTCTTCGAGCACCCCGACTACGCCGGCGGCACCAGCGCCATCGCGCAGGCCCTCGTCGACAGCAGCGCCTTCACCGTCGTCGGCGGTGGCGACTCGGCCGCCGCGGTGCGCACGCTCGGCTTCGACGAGAACGCTTTCGGCCACATTTCGACCGGTGGCGGCGCCTCCCTCGAATACCTCGAGGGCAAGACGCTCCCCGGCCTCGCCGCTCTGGAGGTCTGA
- the whiA gene encoding DNA-binding protein WhiA, which produces MAMTPAVKDEIARLPVTRTCCRKAEVSAILRFAGGLHLVSGRIVIEAELDAGIAARRLRKDILEIFGHSSDLVIMAPGGLRRGNRYVVRVVAGGDQLARQTGLVDGRGRPIRGLPPQVVSGATCDAEAAWRGAFLAHGSLTEPGRSSSLEVTCPGPEAALALVGAARRLSIAAKAREVRGVDRVVVRDGDAIGALLTRLGAHDSVLAWEERRMRREVRATANRLANFDDANLRRSARAAVAAGARVQRALEILAEEVPEHLAAAGRLRMEHKQASLEELGALADPPLTKDAVAGRIRRLLAMADKRAQDLGIPGTESNLDLSDSEELADNMAG; this is translated from the coding sequence ATGGCGATGACGCCCGCGGTGAAGGATGAGATCGCCCGCCTGCCTGTCACCCGCACCTGCTGCAGGAAGGCGGAGGTCTCGGCGATCCTTCGGTTCGCGGGCGGGTTGCACCTGGTGAGCGGCCGGATCGTCATCGAGGCGGAACTGGACGCGGGGATCGCGGCCCGCCGCCTGCGCAAGGACATTCTGGAGATCTTCGGGCACTCCTCGGATCTCGTGATCATGGCTCCCGGCGGCCTGCGCCGGGGCAACCGGTACGTGGTCCGCGTGGTCGCCGGCGGCGACCAGCTGGCCCGCCAGACCGGCCTCGTGGACGGCCGCGGCCGTCCGATCCGGGGTCTCCCCCCACAGGTGGTCTCCGGGGCCACCTGCGACGCCGAGGCGGCCTGGCGCGGGGCCTTCCTGGCCCACGGCTCGCTGACCGAGCCGGGGCGCTCCTCCTCCCTGGAGGTCACCTGCCCCGGTCCGGAGGCCGCCCTGGCCCTGGTCGGCGCCGCCCGCCGGCTCTCCATCGCCGCGAAGGCCCGTGAGGTCCGCGGCGTGGACCGGGTCGTCGTACGGGACGGGGACGCCATCGGCGCCCTGCTGACCCGGCTCGGCGCCCACGACTCCGTGCTGGCCTGGGAGGAGCGGCGGATGCGGCGCGAGGTGCGCGCCACCGCCAACCGCCTGGCCAACTTCGACGACGCCAACCTGCGCCGCTCGGCGCGGGCCGCGGTGGCCGCCGGAGCGCGGGTCCAGCGGGCCCTGGAGATCCTCGCCGAGGAGGTCCCCGAGCACCTCGCCGCCGCCGGCCGGCTGCGCATGGAGCACAAGCAGGCCTCCCTGGAGGAGCTGGGCGCGCTCGCCGACCCGCCGCTGACCAAGGACGCGGTCGCCGGCCGGATCCGCCGCCTGCTGGCGATGGCCGACAAGCGGGCCCAGGACCTCGGGATCCCGGGCACCGAGTCGAACCTCGACCTCAGCGACAGCGAGGAGCTGGCCGACAACATGGCCGGCTGA
- the tpiA gene encoding triose-phosphate isomerase, with protein sequence MTENTAGRTPLMAGNWKMNLNHLEAIAHVQKLAFALADKDYDFVEVAVLPPFVDLRSVQTLVDGDKLKIKYGAQDISAHDSGAYTGEISGPMLSKLKCTFVAVGHSERRQYHGESDEICNAKVKAAYKHGITPILCVGEGLDIRKAGQQVEYTLKQLDGGLKDLPAEQAESIVIAYEPVWAIGTGEVATPDDAQEVCGAIRVRLAELYSQELADKVRIQYGGSVKSGNIAAIMAQPDVDGALIGGAALDADEFVKIVRFRDQ encoded by the coding sequence ATGACTGAGAACACCGCCGGCCGTACCCCGCTGATGGCGGGCAACTGGAAGATGAACCTCAACCACCTCGAGGCCATCGCCCACGTCCAGAAGCTCGCCTTCGCCCTGGCCGACAAGGACTACGACTTCGTCGAGGTCGCGGTGCTGCCGCCCTTCGTCGACCTCCGTTCGGTCCAGACCCTGGTCGACGGCGACAAGCTGAAGATCAAGTACGGCGCCCAGGACATCTCGGCGCACGACTCCGGTGCCTACACCGGCGAGATCTCCGGCCCGATGCTCTCGAAGCTGAAGTGCACGTTCGTGGCCGTCGGCCACAGCGAGCGCCGCCAGTACCACGGCGAGAGCGACGAGATCTGCAACGCCAAGGTCAAGGCCGCCTACAAGCACGGGATCACCCCGATCCTGTGCGTCGGCGAGGGCCTGGACATCCGCAAGGCCGGCCAGCAGGTCGAGTACACGCTGAAGCAGCTCGACGGCGGCCTCAAGGACCTCCCGGCCGAGCAGGCCGAGTCCATCGTGATCGCGTACGAGCCCGTCTGGGCGATCGGGACCGGCGAGGTCGCCACCCCCGACGACGCGCAGGAGGTCTGCGGTGCCATCCGCGTGCGCCTCGCGGAGCTGTACTCGCAGGAGCTGGCCGACAAGGTCCGCATCCAGTACGGCGGCTCGGTCAAGTCCGGCAACATCGCCGCGATCATGGCCCAGCCCGACGTCGACGGCGCCCTGATCGGCGGCGCGGCGCTGGACGCGGACGAGTTCGTGAAGATCGTCCGGTTCCGCGACCAGTGA
- a CDS encoding RNA polymerase-binding protein RbpA yields MASGNAIRGSRVGAGPMGEAERGESAPRLRISFWCSNGHETQPSFASDAQVPDTWDCPRCGFPAGQDRDNPPAPPRTEPYKTHLAYVRERRTDADGEAILAEALAKLRGEI; encoded by the coding sequence GTGGCAAGTGGCAACGCGATCCGTGGTAGTCGGGTCGGAGCGGGGCCGATGGGTGAGGCCGAGCGCGGCGAGTCCGCGCCCCGCCTGCGCATCTCCTTCTGGTGCTCGAACGGGCACGAGACGCAGCCGAGCTTCGCCAGCGACGCGCAGGTGCCGGACACCTGGGACTGCCCGCGCTGCGGGTTCCCGGCCGGCCAGGACCGGGACAACCCGCCCGCGCCGCCGCGCACCGAGCCGTACAAGACGCACCTGGCGTACGTACGGGAGCGGCGCACCGACGCCGACGGCGAGGCGATCCTCGCCGAGGCGCTCGCCAAACTGCGCGGCGAGATCTGA